The proteins below come from a single Drosophila miranda strain MSH22 chromosome Y unlocalized genomic scaffold, D.miranda_PacBio2.1 Contig_Y1_pilon, whole genome shotgun sequence genomic window:
- the LOC117189776 gene encoding nuclear pore complex protein Nup50 has translation MAGKRQATSNLNHDNWDQEEEPEDRGTFKTATQEELKTRVIKKARRSVAGASTDGGDTAAASKSIFSGFSGFGRPANASATGSPFAYLSNPTPASTSGEAPKTTFSFLTSSSNTNKKQDGETATLGSSISSTASTSDGTARSSSIFGNVYAAKKDPAPSAASSTSTTVFGNVPAVKKDAAVPSFSFGSATMPVKQSTTAPITSIFGNASAAKKDNAKPSSSLGETIAATASTTPSASIFGNVSPAKKDVNITSISFGARKSAEKVCTSTTDGTNTSIFGKSLAAKKESSAETSKPSSKPSPSKTAGNTVRSSEYRENVADLNRDLLKFINESLDKSLYCILTPVFQTYDKHLKELLDEENAKTKANSQMKAPVPAGSTLPEMATIPTTPVTDTLGKVPFSFGKPATLVTGSTVPFSTKKPTCTITSGSTATTTTTPLFSFGSTPAAASPKIPTSTSTPGMVSFSPKPLGESKTEDVAKPGFFSFGAKDNSSNKAETAAVPLKTNDFSFGFKSAVAGFKPGGSSSLFMGFGGAPAAAGGDAKPSASFSFTPGATPFSFGNIKPPAAATESAGNTEDQDEEDQPPKVEFKQVIETDAVYSKRCKVFVMKGKDYADRGVGMLHLKPVKNSTKAQLIVRADNNIGQVLINLMVGNGLPCQRMGKNNVMIMSLPMPEDTKAVSILLRVKTGEEADELLAKIKEYTK, from the exons ATGGCTGGGAAACGGCAAGCGACGTCAAATCTTAACCATGATAACTGGGACCAGGAGGAAGAGCCCGAGGACCGTGGCACCTTCAAGACGGCAACACAGGAGGAGTTAAAGACACGCGTCATCAAGAAGGCGCGCCGCTCTGTTGCCGGTGCATCCACAGATGGCGGGGACACTGCAGCCGCATCGAAAAGCATTTTCAGTGGATTTTCAG GTTTTGGTAGGCCGGCCAACGCATCGGCTACAGGCTCGCCGTTTGCATACCTATCAAACCCGACGCCGGCTTCTACTAGTGGCGAAGCGCCAAAGACCACATTTTCGTTTTTAACTAGTTCCAGCAACACCAATAAAAAGCAAGATGGCGAGACAGCGACCCTTGGCAGCAGTATCAGCTCAACGGCCAGCACCAGCGATGGTACTGCTCGATCCTCTTCAATATTCGGCAACGTGTATGCGGCTAAAAAGGATCCGGCACCGTCGGCGGCCAGCAGCACTAGTACGACAGTTTTTGGCAACGTACCAGCGGTCAAAAAAGATGCCGCCGTTCCTTCGTTCTCCTTCGGGAGTGCAACAATGCCAGTAAAGCAATCAACAACTGCACCAATCACTTCTATTTTCGGCAACGCGTCAGCTGCTAAAAAAGATAACGCCAAACCTTCGTCTTCCCTTGGAGAAACcatagcagcaacagcaagcaCCACTCCATCCGCTTCAATTTTCGGCAACGTGTCTCCTGCTAAAAAAGACGTCAACATAACTTCGATATCCTTTGGAGCTAGAAAATCGGCAGAAAAGGTTTGCACAAGTACCACAGATGGTACAAACACCTCAATTTTCGGAAAGAGTTTGGCGGCCAAAAAAGAGAGCAGTGCCGAAACTTCTAAGCCAAGTAGTAAGCCATCGCCCAGCAAGACAGCCGGCAACACAGTACGGAGCTCCGAGTACCGAGAGAATGTGGCCGATTTGAACCGTGATCTGCTGAAGTTTATAAACGAAAGCCTGGACAAGAGTCTCTACTGCATACTGACTCCCGTATTCCAAACATATGACAAGCACCTAAAGGAACTGCTGGACGAGGAGAATGCCAAAACGAAGGCAAACTCACAAATGAAGGCCCCAGTTCCAGCAGGATCGACTCTGCCGGAAATGGCGACTATCCCAACAACGCCAGTCACCGATACTTTGGGAAAAGTTCCGTTTTCCTTTGGCAAACCTGCCACTCTCGTCACCGGCTCGACGGTGCCCTTCTCCACCAAGAAGCCAACTTGCACCATTACCAGCGGCAGCACAGCCACCACGACAACCACACCGCTGTTCTCCTTTGGCAGCACTCCAGCTGCAGCTTCTCCGAAAATACCTACCTCTACTTCCACCCCTGGCATGGTGAGCTTCTCGCCAAAGCCTTTGGGGGAGAGTAAAACTGAAGATGTGGCCAAGCCAGGCTTTTTTAGCTTTGGAGCTAAGGATAATTCCAGCAACAAGGCAGAAACAGCCGCAGTGCCACTAAAAACAAATGACTTTAGCTTTGGATTCAAGAGTGCCGTCGCCGGTTTCAAACCTGGCGGTAGCTCCTCGCTATTTATGGGATTCGGAGGTGCACCTGCAGCGGCTGGAGGTGATGCCAAGCCTTCTGCCAGTTTCTCATTCACCCCAGGAGCCACACCCTTCTCCTTCGGCAATATAAAGCCGCCGGCAGCAGCTACAGAGTCCGCTGGCAACACCGAAGACCAGGATGAAGAGGACCAGCCACCGAAGGTTGAGTTCAAACAG GTCATCGAAACAGATGCAGTGTACTCAAAGCGCTGCAAGGTGTTTGTAATGAAGGGTAAGGATTATGCCGATCGCGGAGTGGGCATGTTGCATTTGAAACCAGTGAAGAACTCGACGAAGGCACAGTTGATTGTTCGTGCCGACAACAATATTGGTCAGGTTCTGATCAATCTTATGGTCGGCAATGGCCTGCCCTGCCAACGCATGGGCAAGAACAATGTAATGATTATGAGCCTGCCCATGCCGGAGGATACCAAAGCGGTGTCTATTTTACTGCGCGTTAAGACCGGCGAGGAGGCCGACGAGCTATTGGCGAAAATCAAGGAGTACACCAAGTGA
- the LOC117189777 gene encoding coilin-like codes for MKVNLTFFFSDERQHALILIDSTWQTIEDVQKHIQVLFNLKDIRLLTNSGYFLPPKESLRVLKDASGLKAFSFHEPPATSLEEGSKKTSKKRKKSFDESESLRCSPPWDQPKRSKQKNKSALQPISLNAAADDKVNPSCNTSESDGPLSNFTLNQPKRFKQKNKSTSQSINLSAAADDKVNPSCNTSEAEEPLSNSTLNQPKRFKQKKQSTLQKISLDAAADDKVNPSCNTSEDVEPLSNASWIRLKYYKHLKTQMNAISQVLMTMITEKLKSYE; via the exons ATGAAGGTGAACCTTACTTTCTTTTTTAGCGACGAGCGTCAGCACGCATTGATATTGATCGACAGCACGTGGCAAACTATTGAGGATGTGCAGAAGCACATTCAGGTCCTCTTCAATTTG AAGGATATTCGTTTGCTAACCAATTCAGGATACTTTCTACCGCCCAAGGAGTCTCTGAGGGTGCTCAAAGATGCTTCTGGATTGAA GGCCTTCTCTTTCCATGAACCACCAGCCACCAGTTTAGAGGAAGGAAGCAAAAAGACAAGCAAGAAGCGCAAGAAATCATTCGATGAATCCGAGAGCTTACGCTGCAGCCCCCCGTGGGATCAGCCAAAACGCTCTAAGCAGAAGAACAAATCGGCTTTGCAACCAATTTCTCTGAATGCCGCAGCTGATGATAAGGTGAATCCTTCATGTAACACCAGTGAATCCGACGGGCCACTCTCCAACTTCACTTTGAACCAGCCTAAGCGTTTCAAGCAGAAAAACAAATCGACTTCGCAATCAATTAATCTGAGTGCTGCAGCTGATGATAAGGTGAATCCTTCATGTAACACCAGTGAAGCCGAGGAGCCACTATCCAACTCCACTTTGAACCAGCCAAAGCGTTTCAAACAGAAAAAACAATCGACTCTGCAAAAAATTTCTCTGGATGCCGCAGCTGATGATAAGGTAAATCCGTCATGTAACACCAGTGAAGACGTGGAGCCACTCTCCAATGCCTCGTGGATAAGGCTGAAATATTACAAACATCTAAAAACACAAATGAATGCGATCAGTCAAGTTCTGATGACGATGATAACAGAAAAGCTGAAGTCATACGAGTAG